The sequence GACAGGCTCGCTTTCAACCCCCGCGTCTAACCCTCCAAAACGCCATCGCAATGCTCTTAATTGTGCTGGGACTTGGGGGATTCTCTATTTTGGGTGTTAATTTTGGAATGGAAAATGGGAATCCTGATTTAGGAGTCTTGTGGAACTGAGCACTGAGAAATATTCCACAACGCCTTATGCCATGTTTGGTGTTTATCATTGAAGGAATTGTAGGTGCAGTTATATTAGCTTTCTTTAATGGCAGAAACCAATAAAAAAAGGAGAGTACACGAGAGCAAACCATATTCCGCCAGCGCTTGCTTTGTAAGGGCTCATGGATACAACCTGCTCGGCGTCCTCGGGAAGAGCGTGGCCCAGCGGACGTGGTCGAGATTGAGAACCCATGCGACAAGCCTCTCCAGCCCGAGGCCGAAACCGCTGTGCGGGACTGAACCGTACTTCCGGAGGTCGAGATACCACTCGTAGTCCTTTGGATCCATTCCCTCCTCGAGGATTCTCTGAACGAGCTTTTCATAGCTGTCCTCACGCTGGGAACCGCCGATAATCTCACCGTAGCCTTCAGGTGCAAGCATATCAGCGGCCAAAACCTTTCTAGGATCGGTTGGATCTTCCTTCATGTAGAAGGCCTTGATGCCCTTCGGATAGCCGTAGACGAAGAAGGGGCTCTCGAACTCTTCTGTCAAAACCCTCTCTTCATCTGCCCCCATGTCCTCGCCCCATTCTATGTCTACTCCCTTGCTCTGGAGTATCTCTATGGCCTCGTCGTAGCTTATCCTTGGAAACGGCGGAACCGCGTTCTTGAGTGTCGTTAAGTCCTTCCTGAAGGTCTCAATCTCGCTCCTCCTGAGCTCGAGCGTTCTCTGCACCATGTAGCTTACGAGTTCCTCCTCGACCTTCATGATGTCCCAGAGGTCCATCCAGGCCGCTTCAAGTTCAAGGTGCCAGAACTCGGTGAGGTGTCTCCTAGTTCTGCTCTTTTCGGCCCTGAAGCTCGGCGTGAGTGACCAGACCTTTTCAAGGCCGAAGATTGCCGCCTCAAGGTAGAGCTGTGCCGACTGGCTGAGGTAAGCTGTTTTGTCGAAGTACTTGAGCTTGAACAGGGTTGAACCGCCCTCAACAGCTCCAGTAACGAGTATCGGCGGAAAGACCTCGTACCAGCCGTCCTGAAGGAGCCACTCTCTGGCCGCCTGAACGAGGGTCGCTTTAACCTTCATTATGCTCGCTACCTTCGGCGAGCGGAGGTGGAGGTGCCTGACGTCAAGGAGGAATTCCGGACTGGCGTCTTTTGTTATCGGGAAGAAGTCAACGTTCTGGATTACCTCCAG comes from Thermococcus sp. and encodes:
- the asnS gene encoding asparagine--tRNA ligase; the protein is MIDKVYCADVKPEMEGKRVKLAGWVYRKREVGKKVFIVLRDSSGIVQVVFSKDLNEEAYREAKKLGIESSVIIEGTVKADPRAPTGAEVQADKLEVIQNVDFFPITKDASPEFLLDVRHLHLRSPKVASIMKVKATLVQAAREWLLQDGWYEVFPPILVTGAVEGGSTLFKLKYFDKTAYLSQSAQLYLEAAIFGLEKVWSLTPSFRAEKSRTRRHLTEFWHLELEAAWMDLWDIMKVEEELVSYMVQRTLELRRSEIETFRKDLTTLKNAVPPFPRISYDEAIEILQSKGVDIEWGEDMGADEERVLTEEFESPFFVYGYPKGIKAFYMKEDPTDPRKVLAADMLAPEGYGEIIGGSQREDSYEKLVQRILEEGMDPKDYEWYLDLRKYGSVPHSGFGLGLERLVAWVLNLDHVRWATLFPRTPSRLYP